The Candidatus Zixiibacteriota bacterium region AGGGTTGCCGGGTATCCGATTAAAGTGTGTGAGCTTTTAGCCACCTTGGAAGCACCTGCTTATTTAGCCAGAGTATCAGTACACAAACCAGCCAATGTCTTAAAAGCCAAAAAAGCCATTAAAAAGGCATTTCAAGTGCAGATGAACGATGAGGGGTTCTCCTTGGTGGAGATAGTTTCCCAGTGTCCCACAGACTGGTTTATGACTCCTCTGCAGGGGATCGATTTTGTGGAGAAGATGATGATTCCGTTTTTCCCTCTGGGCGAGTACAAGACCATTGAAGGGAAAAAGGAGCAAGTTAAGCCAGAGCCAAAGAAGGTTCTGGAAACGGTATAGGTTGTGAAAAAAAAGATAGAACAAGGCTATTTCGAACTGACTTTAGTCAGGGTTTTTACGCCGCTAAAGCGGCTATGAACTTGAAAGAAGCACAGTATAGATTGTTAAAAGAAATACAGAATGAAGCTGTGAGGTTTTACTGGTGTAGTGTCATTCTGAGTCCGTAGGACGAAGAATCTGGATTCTTCGGTCATCCCGCTGAAAGCGGGACTCCCTCAGAATGACAAATAAGCTCTTACACCGCTAAAGTGAGTATGAACTGGAAATAAAAGCATAGACTGATTATAAATCGGAGGAATGGATGTATCAAGGTGTTATAATGTCGGGCTTCGGGGGACAGGGGATAATCTCAGCAGGTATACTTTTGGCTTATGCCGGGATGACAGACGGGAAATATGTTACCTTTTTCCCGGCTTATGGCGCGGAGATGAGAGGCGGGACTGCTAACTGTTCAGTGGTTATCTCCTCTGAGGAGATAGCTTCTCCGGTGGTGGCTTATCCTGACACTCTGGTAGTGATGAACGAACCTTCTTTAGCCCGGTTTGAAGCTTCAGTTAGAAAAGGAGGCCTGCTCTTAATCAATAGCTCCCTGGTTGCAGGAAAGCCTAAGAGAGAAGATGTGAAGGTCCAGTATATCCAGGCAAACGAGATCGCTGAAAAATTGGGCACTATCAAGATAGCCAATATGGTTATGATCGGGGCTTATTCTAAATTAACCGGTGCAATCTCTTTTGAAGGGCTGAAAAAATCTTTGCAAAAGGTGTTCTCCCACGCCAGGCAGGAGATTATAGATTTAGATTCTGAGGCTCTAAAAAAAGGGATGGAGACGGTATAGTCACAATTTGTCGTAGGGGCGGGGTTTCCCCGCCCCTAATTTTTTGTAGAGACGCATAGCTATGCGTCTCTGCGCCTGTCGTAGCGCGACCCTTTCAGGGTCGCACACATTGTAGGGACAGAATCCACCTGTGGCGGATTCTGTCCCTACATTCTTGTAGATTTTTCTCTTTATTTATTTTATCTTTGGCTGAGTGTATTTATTCTAAAAAAATAACGGGCATAAGATACTATGCACCCCTTGTCTGAAAGAATAAAAAAAGAATTTCTTCCTTTTGTGATGAAGCCCGGCAGATATGTCGGGAATGAGCTGAACGTCATCAAAAAGGAATCTGAGGGGAAACTTAAATTTGCCCTGATCTATCCTGATATCTATGAGAACGGAATGTCATATTTAGGTTTGCAGATTTTGTATCATATCATCAATCAAAGACCTAATTCCCGTTGTGAGAGAGCTTTTTTGCCCTGGCCCGATGCAGAGGAAATTTTGAAAAATAATTCCATACCTCTTTTCTCACTGGAAAGTCATACTCCTTTGAAGGAATTCGATGTTCTCGGATTTTCCCTGACCTATGAACTTAATTATACCGGGGTGCTGAACGTCCTGAGTCTGTCCGGTATACCCTTATTCTCAAAGGAGAGAGGAGAAGATTTTCCACTGGTCATAGCTGGCGGGTTTTCGGTTTTTAATCCTGAGCCGATGGCTGATTTCTTTGATCTTTTTGTGATAGGGGATGCAGAGGAGGTCATTCATCAGGTTCTGGATTCAATTGAAAAAGGGAAAAAAGAAAACCTTAAAAAAAGAGAGCTTTTAGTCGAGCTTTCCAGAATCTCCGGAGTTTATGTTCCATCTTTTTACAAGCCAAAATATGATGCTAATAATCGCTTCATAGGGGTCTGGAGGAAAATTCCAGAAACACCAGAAAAAGTCAACGCTCAAACTGTTTCCGAGTTAAAGCCTGAATATTATCCTCAGGCGCCTCTGGTTCCCTTTATTGAGACAACTCATGACCGGCTTACCTTAGAGATTATGAGAGGGTGCGGCCAGGCTTGTCGTTTTTGTGAAGCCACTTCGATCTACAGACCCAAAAGGGAAAAGGACATAGAGCAGATTTTAAAAGAGGCAGACTGCGGACTCGCCAGTACCGGCTATGAGGAGATCTCCCTGCTTTCTCTTTCATCAACTGATTATAAAAATCTGCCTGAGTTAGTCCAGAGATTGCAGAAGAAATTTTATCCTAAAAGGGTCTCCATTGCCCTGCCCTCTTTGCGTCCGGGCTCATTTTCTATGGAGATAGCCAAAACCATCACCCAGACCAAAAAGACCGGGTTGACTTTTGCACCTGAGGCTGGAACCCAAAGATTAAGAGATGTCATAAGAAAAAATATCACTGAGGAGGACTTGCTTTCAAGCGTGGAGATAGCCTATTCCTCTGGCTGGAACCTGATCAAGCTATATTTTATGATCGGACTTCCCACTGAGACGGATGAAGATTTAAAAGGAATTGCCGATTTGGTCGGGAAAGTGTTCAAGCTAGGTAAAACTTTCGGTCCGGGAAAAAGTGTTAACGTAACTATCTCCCCTTTCACACCCAAGCCATATACTCCTTTTCAATGGGAAAAACAGGAAAAGATTAACGAGATCGAAAGGAGGATTTCACTCCTTAAAGACTTGCTGGATTTCAGAAATCTAAAAGTAAGTTATCGGGACCCTCTGGTATCTTTCTTAGAAGGGGTATTAGGAAGAGGAGACAGAAAACTCGGCAAAGTCATTCACTCTGCCTGGAAAAATGGGGCGAGATTAGATGCCTGGACTGAGTTTTTCAACTACGTTTATTGGAGAAACGCTTTTGAGGAAAATGGGATTGACCCGCAAGATTACCTTAGTCCCAGAGACTTAAATGATGTCCTTCCGTGGGATCACATAGATAAAGGGCTGAGTAAAGATTTTCTCAAAAGGGAAAGAGAGAGGGCTTTTTCCACAGAAAAGGTGGCTGAGGAAAAAAAGTTAGAAGACGAAAAGACTCCTTTGTATTTGGCTCAACCAGAGAAAAAAGAAGAGGAGCTTTACGGCAGAAAAAAGAAAAAAGTCACCTCAACACCAACCTCAACTGTTGCCCGGAGCAAGGTCAGGTTAAAATGGAGTAAGGGAGAGGGAGTAAGATTTACCTCTCATTTAGATGTGCTCAGGACTTTTGAGCGGGCAATCAGGCGCTCTGGAATTCCGATTGCCTATTCGGAAGGCTTTCATCCTCATCCCAGGATTGCTTTTGGTCCACCCCTTCCTCTGGGGTTTGTGTCAGAGGCAGAATATTTAGACATTCAGCTGACTGAGCCTTTTTCCAATGAGCATCTTTCAAGGTTAAATAAAGCTCTGCCTCAAGGATTTAAGATTATGGAAGGGAAGACAATCTTTACTAAAGCGGAGTCCTTATCTTCAGCTATTAATGCGGCTTTTTATAAAGTGGAATTAACTTTCTCAGGAAAGGAAATACAGGGGAAAATAGAATATGTCCTCTCACTGAGGAATCTGATGGTATCCCGTGTATCAAAAGAAAAGCTAAGAGAAGTAGATATAAGATTTGATATTTTGAAGCTTGAAAATGAGGATTCTACCTTGAATTTGCTCTTGTCCGTAGGCAGTGCCGGATATGCCAAACCACAGGAGGTATTAATCTCCGGGTTCGGGATGAAGGAAAAAGAGGTTTTGAGTTTGTTGTTTAGAAGGGAAGGGCTTTTGATCAAAAGACAGGATCAATTATTGTCGCCTATGGAAATAATATGAGAAGGTTCAATAGTCCAATGGATCAAAGGTTTAAGGGTTGAAAAACGGTGGAACAGGCATCTTGCCTGTTCCTTTGCTCAGGCAAGGATGCCTGAGCCACTAAAATAAAAAATGTGTGGCAAGGCTTCAGCCTTGCGAGAGGGATTTTGTAGGGGAGACCCTTCCCTTCAACTTCGCTCAGGGATGGTGAGCCCGTCGAACCGTGTAGTCTCCCGCGGGTCGGGAAGGGACCCAGCTAAAGCGGGATTTCGCAAAGCTCAACAAGCCCCTCCCCTACAAAGGACAATAACTCCGAAAATGAATAAAATCAACCCCAGAGAAATTGCTCTCAAGATTTTGTATGACATAGAAACCAAATCTGCTTTTGCGAATGAGACCGTTGAGGAATATTCAAAAAGATTCAAACTATCATCTTTGGATACAAGGTTCGTTCGGGAATTGGTCAACGGTGTCACCAGGCTCAGAAGACGACTGGATTATATCACAAGTTTTTTCCTCAAAAGGAAGATTGAGGATTTGACTCCCTGGATACGGAATACATTAAGGCTGGGGTTCTATCAGATTGATTGTCTCGATAGGGTGCCGGACCGGGCAGCGGTAGATGAGTCAGTAAAATTAGCTAAAAAGTTCGGACATAAGGGGACAGCCGGTCTGGTCAATGCGGTTCTGAGGAACTATCTCCGCGATAAGAAAAGAGTCATTTTCCCTTCAATTGAAGAGGACAAGGTTAAAGCCATCGGAACAATTTATTCTTTTCCGGACTGGATGATAAAGGATTGGCTTAAACAATTCGGTGAAGAGGAGACTGTAAAGCTGTGCGAGACTTTTAACCAAAAAGCAAAACTTTCCTTTCGGCTTAATTCCTTGAAGATCAGTCAAAAAGATTTGGAAAGAGCCCTGGAGCTGAAAAAGATAAAATACCGAAAAGGGAGTTTCTTTGAAAACTTTTACTGGATAGAATCAAAAATCGATTTGGAATACCTTTTCCTTTTTCAGAAAGGCTATGTTTATCCCCAGGATGAAAGCGCCGGATTCCCGGTTAGACTTTTAAGCCCTCAAGCCGGTGAGACTATTTTAGATATGTGTGCAGCACCGGGAGGTAAGTTGACCTACATTTCAGAATTAATGAAAAATTCGGGTAAGCTGATAGCTCTGGACTTAAATCCGGAAAGGATGGAAAAAGTAAAAGAAAATTGTGAAAGATTGGGAGTGAAAAACGTCTTGTTTCAAATCGGAGATGCACGGAATTATTCTACTGAGCCGGTGGATAGGATTTTGATTGATGCACCTTGTTCCGGTTTAGGGGTCTTGGGCAGAAATTCTGATGCCAGATGGCAGAAGAAAAAAGAGGATATAAAAAGGCTGGCTGAGCTTCAGTCGGCCATACTTTTAAATGCGGCGAAACTGGTTAAAAAGGGTGGGATTATCGTTTATAGCACCTGTACTCTCACTAAAGAGGAAAACGAGGAGGTGATCGAGCAGTTTCTCGAACAGGGAAGGAACTTCAGAAAAGAGAGTGCCTCGGATTACGTTGATAGAAAAGTAGTAAATGAGAATGGATTTGTTCGAACGTATCCTCATATTAATGGCCTGGATGGAACTTTTGCGGCGCGGTTAAGGAAGGTTTAATGGTTTAATTGTTCAAAGGAGGAAAGACGTAAGAAGTTAGACGTAAGACGGGTATAAAAAGACACATTTTTTTTGGACTTTGGGTTTGGAAAGATTATATTTAACCGAATGGATTGGAATAAAATAAAAGCTGGGCTCGTTCAACTCATCAAAAGGAAATGGGCACGACGTATCGGAGTCTATATCCTGGCGGTTCTGTTTCTTGCCATTGTTTTCGACCAGGTTTTGATGCCGTTTTTTGTAAGATTAGGTCAGGAGTCTGTGGTTCCGAATCTGACAGGTTTGACTCAAGAAGAGGCTGAGACCATACTCAAAGATAAAGGTCTGGGCCTGAGGGTCATAGGCGAAGAATATGATTTGAAACAGCCAGCCGGGACGATTATCTATCAAATGCCTGATTCAGAGTCCAAGGTCAAAAAGAGCAGAAAGATAAAAGTAGTGCTGAGCAAAGGCGGGGAAAAAGCAACTGTTCCCCAGCTTAAAGGGATGACTTATCGGCAGGCTGAGTTAGCCCTGGCTAATCGTGGTTTGAAAATCGGTAACCCGGTATATGTTTCGGTAGACAGTCTGCCCAGGGATGAGGTGATTGTCAGCTTTCCATCTGCAGGAACAGTTGTGCCGCTTGGGATGGAGATAAGAGTTGTGGTTAATCAGGAGCAGACAGATACCCTGGAGATAGTCAAGGTGCCAAAATTCAAGGGTGATAATATCAGAGACGTAAGCTCCAAGATAGAAAAACTCGGCTTAAAAATAGGAAAGATCGAGTATAAGGTAAAAAACAAATTGCTTCCAGGAACAGTATTAAAACAAATTCCCAAAGAAGGGGCTGAGGTCAGGAAAGGGAGCATAGTGGAGTTAGAGGTTAGCACGACGGACTGAAATAGCTTGTGGCTGGTAGCAAGGAGCAGGTAGCTACAGACTAAAAATCGCGTAGAGGAGGCTTTATGTCTCCGAGCGTAAATGTCAGACAAGTCTGCCGAGCTAAAAACAGGCTAAAGGCAGAAGTCCAAAGTCTTAAGGCAGGAGGCAAAAGGAATAAAAAAATTAAGAAATCGCATAGGGGCGTCCAATTGGACGCCCTTGACAAAGAGGGTGGAGAGACCCCGCAGTCGGGATTTCGCAAAGCTCAACAAGCTCCACCCCTACGCAGTCTGGAGACCAACAGAGAGTGATGAAACAAGAACCATGAACTATGAACCAACAGCTAAAGATGGTGGGAAGTTGATTAAAATCGCGCCATCCATACTTTCAGCAGATTTTAGAAATTTAGCAGGTGAAATAAGGGAGGTGGAAAAGGCCGGAGCGGACTTGATTCATCTGGATATTATGGATGGTCATTTTGTTCCTAATATCACCTTTGGACCGATGGTTGTGAATTTAGTCCGATTGTGTACTAAATTGCCTTTGGACGTGCATCTGATGATTGATAACCCTGATTTGTATCTGGAGAAATTCGTGGAAGCAGGCGCAGATTACCTTACTGTTCACTTGGAAGGGAACAGACACCTGCACCGGACTCTGACCCGGATCAAGAGCTTGGGAGTGAAAAACGGATGCGTGCTCAATCCGGCTACTCCATTCTGCCTGGTAAAGCCGGTAATCGGGGAGATTGACCTGCTTCTTTTGATGAGTGTGAACCCGGGGTTCGGAGGGCAAAGATTTATTCCCTCTATCTTAGACAAGGTAAAGGAAGCTAAGAAGTTCATTCAGGATAACAACTTAAAGATCGAAATCGAGGTGGATGGGGGTGTCAATTCCTCAACTGCTGGGAAAGTGAAGCAGGCAGGTGCAACGATCTTGGTGGCAGGGGATGCAGTGTTCAAAAGCAGGGATTACAAAAAAATAATAAAAGAGCTAAGAGAGGGTTAGATTTTTCTTGCTTTTTCAGGTTTGACTGTTATATTAAAAATTTGCAATCCCAACAAAATGGTGCTGGTTATAAACTCCTTTAGAAGTTGGGTAAATTAGTCTAAGGACTTAAGGGTTTTTTTATGTTTGCTGAGCTGTCTAACAGGTTAGAGTCGATCTTAAAAAAACTCCGCGGCCAGGGAAAACTCACGGAGAACAATATCAAGGAAGCCTTAAAAGAGGTAAGGCGTGCTCTTTTAGAGGCGGATGTCAACTACAAAGTGGTCAAAGATTTCATCTCCAAAGTTGAGGAGAAATCGATTGGCCAGGAAGTATTAAGGAGTATAACCCCCGGGCAGCAGGTTGTAAAAATCGTCTACGATGAGCTGACTCTGCTTCTGGGAAAAGATAGCTCAGTAATGAAATTCTCCTCATCAGGTCCCACGGTCTGGATGTTAGCAGGATTGCAAGGCTCAGGCAAGACCACTGCCTGCGGGAAATTAGCCAGCTTTTATCGAAAAAAAGGGAAGTCTCCTTTTCTTATAGCCGCAGACGTCCAGAGGCCTGCGGCAGTCGAACAACTGAAGATACTTGGAAAAAGTTTGAGTTTACCAGTGTATTCCTCCAAAGAAAACCCGGTGAAGATCTGTCAATCCGGAGTGGCTAAAGCCAGGGAAGAAGGACTGGATCTGGTTATAATAGATACTGCTGGAAGACTGCACATAGACGAGAAACTGATGGAAGAGCTGGCCTTGATAAAAAAGGAAGTTACTCCTCAGGAGGTAATCTTAGTTGCAGATTCTATGACCGGCCAGGATGCAGTGAATATCGCCTTAAGCTTTGAGGAGAGGTTGGGAATAGACGGAATCTTCTTAACCAAATTAGACGGGGATGCCCGGGGAGGTGCAGCTCTCTCACTTAGAGCGGTAACTGGAAAACCGATTAAGTTTGTCGGCACCGGTGAGAAGTTAGATGCCATAGAGGTTTTTTATCCTGAGAGGATGGTTTCCCGCATATTAGGGATGGGTGACGTCGTTACCCTGGTGGAGAAGGCTCAGGAGGCTATAAGCCAGGAAGAGGCAGAAAAATTAGAGAAGAAACTACGCGAAGAACAATTTTCCTTTAAAGATTTCTATTCTCAGCTCCAGCAGTTGAAAAAGATGGGCTCATTAGATTCGATTCTGAGTATGATCCCTGGAATAGGCGGGTCTTTAAAAGGTTTTTCTGTGGATGATAAAGCACTGGTGAGGGTAGAAGCCATCATAAACTCGATGACTGAAGAGGAAAGGTTAAAGCCCCAGATCATAGATGGTTCGAGAAAGAAAAGGATCTCCTCAGGCAGCGGAACTGATTTGCAGGAAATCAACCGGCTTTTGAAGCAGTTTTTTATGATGAAAAAGATGATCAAAGATTTTAATAAAATGGATTTGAGGAAACTGAAAACCATGTTTAAACCTTAATTCTGTAACGGTAAAGGAAGGAGGTGAATTTGGCAGTCAAGATAAGACTGAGGAGGATGGGGGCCAAGAAAAGGCCCTATTATCGAATCGTGGTGGCGGATTCTCGTACTCCCAGGGATGGCAGATTTATCGAAGCTATCGGACAATATAGCCCGATAGACAAACCAGCCTCGGTCAGGCTCAAAGAAGAGAGGGTTTTTCACTGGCTCAAGCAGGGAGTTCAGCTCACAGATACGGTCAACTCTCTTTTCCGAAAGATAGGCCTGCTGGGGAAATGGTTAGCCCTGAAAAAAGGGGCAGATGTAAGCGGAATGGAAATCTCCAATACTATTCCGGAGAGGAGGAGAAAGAAAAAGAGAAAAGGCAAAGGAGCAAAAGAGACTGAACCCAAAGAGACCAAAGGGACTGAACCAAAAACTGAGTAACTGTTTAAAGGAGGTTTAAGATGAAACAGTTCATTGAGACCATAGTGAAGAATCTGGTGGATCATCCAGATCAGGTTTCCGTATCAGAGGTGGAGGGGGAAAAGACAACCGTGTACGAGCTGAGGGTTGGGCCTGGAGATTTAGGAAAGGTCATCGGAAAGAAAGGGAGAACTGCCGGCGCCATCCGCATCCTGATCTCAGCAGCCTCTGCCAAGAAGGGGAAACGGGCAATGCTGGAGATCCTGGAGTAAAGAGTTTTTTGGAAAGAGTAGCAATCGGCAAAATCCTCCGAGCCTGGGGAGTCAAAGGCGAGCTTTTAATAGCTCCCTTTTGCGAGGATTTAAAAAGATATTCCCAGGTGGAAAAAGTCTTTATCTCTGATGCAGATGCCAAAGAAAAGCCCTACCGGATAAAGAGAAGCAGGATTTTCCAGGGGGAAGTCCTGCTTCAACTTGAAGGGATTGACAACCGGACTAAAGCAGAGGGACTCAAGGGGAAATATTTAGAAATCGATAAAAAAGACGTTCCTCTGCTGACAGAAGGGTGTTATTACGTCTTTGATTTGGTCAACTGTCAGATTCTCACTCTGAAGGGTAAGAAGATAGGCGAGGTCATGGAGATTCTCCTTTTCCCGGCAAACCCGGTTCTTTCAGTAAGAAAAGGGAAGGAAGAATATTTGATCCCTTTCGTAAAGGAAGTGGTAAAAAAAATCGACTTGGAAAAAAGGGTTATCTGGATCGAACCGATTGAAGGTCTCTTGGATTAGGTTCTTTGAAAAAATTAAAATAATGGAGTGTAAAGCTTTAGCTTTACTTTTTTAACCTTCTGTCAGGACTGAGGTCCTGACAGAACTGAAAAAAAACTTCGTTTCTCTGCCGGGTCAGGGGACCCGACCGGCACGGGAAACGACCCGATGTCATTCTGAGCGGAGCGAAAAATCTCTGAAGATTTTTCAGTCGTCTCGCCCGTAGGGACTCCTTCAGAATGACAGGATTGGTATTCGGTTTATGCAAATAGACATTCTAACTATCTTCCCGAACTTTTTTGCAAGTCCTTTAAATGAAGGGCTGGTGAAAAAAGCACAGGAAAGTAAGTTAATAGAAGTGAAAGTTACCGACATCAGAGATTTCACCATAGATAAACACAGAAGCGTGGATGATACTGCTTTTGGAGGCGGAGCCGGGATGGTAATGATGGTGGAGCCTTTAGCTTCTGCCTTGAATTCGATTCTGTCTGAAACTCCATCTGCGGAGAATAAAGACAAATATCCCATAATTCTGACTTCAGCTCAGGGTAAAAAATTTGACCAGGAAAAAGCTAAAGAGTTTTCCAAAAAGGAGCGTCTGGTAATAATCTGCGGGCACTATAAAGGGGTGGATGAGAGGATAAAATTATTATTTGATTTGGAAGAGCTTTCGATTGGGGATTATGTTTTGACAGGCGGCGAGATTCCTGCTCTGGTGATTACGGATAGCGTCATTCGCTTAATCCCAGGATTCATCGGGAATTTTCAATCAGCCGAAACTGACTCTTTTTACGAGGGTCTCTTGGGTTACCCGGAATATAGCCGGCCTGCAGAGTTTAAAGGTCTGAAAGTGCCGGAGGTGCTCCTGTCCGGGAATCACGAGAAGATAAGGTTATGGAGAAGAAAAGAGGCATTAAAAAAAACCATAGAGCAAAGACCTGAGCTTCTGGATAAAATAGAGCTAAGCAAAGAGGATAAAAAATTACTTTCGGAGATAGAAAAGGAGAGATAATTATCGTAATAAATACGCAAATGTGACAAGTCGGGCAGGGTGCCCGACCTACGAGAGATTGACAATATTTATTCTCGTAGGCGGGGCTCCCAGCCCCGCAAAAAAATCGTGTAATGTAGTCGCTCGATCCATCGAGCAAAGAAGATGTCCAGTAAATCGAAAATACAGGAACTAAAGGAGGAGAAAGATGGATCTGGTATCAGCAGTTGAAGGGAAATACCTGAAAGAGAAAAAAGTAGATTTCAAGCCCGGGGATACGGTCAAGGTGCACGTAAGGATCAAGGAAGGCGACAAAGAGAGGATTCAGATATTTGAAGGGGCAGTGATCCAGAAAAGAGGAAAAGGAGTTTCCCAAACTTTCACCGTGCGCAAGCTCTCCAGCGGCGTGGGAGTGGAAAGGGTATTTCCGATGCACTCACCTTTTCTTGCCAATATAGAGGTCATCAAAGAAGGAAAAGTAAAAAGGGCAAAGCTCTTCTACCTGCGCAAGATGAGAGGAAAAGCGGCTAAAATAAAGGAGATGGAGAAGGAAGAAGGGAAAAAAGAAGGGAAAGAAGAGGGAGAGGTAAAGGAATAAATCAAGATTATGGTAGGTCAGACATTCTTGTCTGACAGGATAGGCAGGAATATCTGTTACACTTCTTGTAGTTCCAGCTTGACCTCAAGGTGGGACGATAGACCTATGTTGACTGCAATATGACGATAAAAACAATATGTAAGAAGGGTATAGAATGAGTGCGCGTAAACAATTTGAAATTGAACTCAATCACCTTTTCCATAAAAGAACTCACTCTCTTCTCTCCGAGATGAATATAGTAAAACTTGGAAAACCTCCATCATTAGATCCGCAAAA contains the following coding sequences:
- the rpe gene encoding ribulose-phosphate 3-epimerase → MIKIAPSILSADFRNLAGEIREVEKAGADLIHLDIMDGHFVPNITFGPMVVNLVRLCTKLPLDVHLMIDNPDLYLEKFVEAGADYLTVHLEGNRHLHRTLTRIKSLGVKNGCVLNPATPFCLVKPVIGEIDLLLLMSVNPGFGGQRFIPSILDKVKEAKKFIQDNNLKIEIEVDGGVNSSTAGKVKQAGATILVAGDAVFKSRDYKKIIKELREG
- the rplS gene encoding 50S ribosomal protein L19 translates to MDLVSAVEGKYLKEKKVDFKPGDTVKVHVRIKEGDKERIQIFEGAVIQKRGKGVSQTFTVRKLSSGVGVERVFPMHSPFLANIEVIKEGKVKRAKLFYLRKMRGKAAKIKEMEKEEGKKEGKEEGEVKE
- the ffh gene encoding signal recognition particle protein, encoding MFAELSNRLESILKKLRGQGKLTENNIKEALKEVRRALLEADVNYKVVKDFISKVEEKSIGQEVLRSITPGQQVVKIVYDELTLLLGKDSSVMKFSSSGPTVWMLAGLQGSGKTTACGKLASFYRKKGKSPFLIAADVQRPAAVEQLKILGKSLSLPVYSSKENPVKICQSGVAKAREEGLDLVIIDTAGRLHIDEKLMEELALIKKEVTPQEVILVADSMTGQDAVNIALSFEERLGIDGIFLTKLDGDARGGAALSLRAVTGKPIKFVGTGEKLDAIEVFYPERMVSRILGMGDVVTLVEKAQEAISQEEAEKLEKKLREEQFSFKDFYSQLQQLKKMGSLDSILSMIPGIGGSLKGFSVDDKALVRVEAIINSMTEEERLKPQIIDGSRKKRISSGSGTDLQEINRLLKQFFMMKKMIKDFNKMDLRKLKTMFKP
- a CDS encoding PASTA domain-containing protein, whose product is MDWNKIKAGLVQLIKRKWARRIGVYILAVLFLAIVFDQVLMPFFVRLGQESVVPNLTGLTQEEAETILKDKGLGLRVIGEEYDLKQPAGTIIYQMPDSESKVKKSRKIKVVLSKGGEKATVPQLKGMTYRQAELALANRGLKIGNPVYVSVDSLPRDEVIVSFPSAGTVVPLGMEIRVVVNQEQTDTLEIVKVPKFKGDNIRDVSSKIEKLGLKIGKIEYKVKNKLLPGTVLKQIPKEGAEVRKGSIVELEVSTTD
- the rimM gene encoding ribosome maturation factor RimM (Essential for efficient processing of 16S rRNA); amino-acid sequence: MERVAIGKILRAWGVKGELLIAPFCEDLKRYSQVEKVFISDADAKEKPYRIKRSRIFQGEVLLQLEGIDNRTKAEGLKGKYLEIDKKDVPLLTEGCYYVFDLVNCQILTLKGKKIGEVMEILLFPANPVLSVRKGKEEYLIPFVKEVVKKIDLEKRVIWIEPIEGLLD
- the trmD gene encoding tRNA (guanosine(37)-N1)-methyltransferase TrmD: MQIDILTIFPNFFASPLNEGLVKKAQESKLIEVKVTDIRDFTIDKHRSVDDTAFGGGAGMVMMVEPLASALNSILSETPSAENKDKYPIILTSAQGKKFDQEKAKEFSKKERLVIICGHYKGVDERIKLLFDLEELSIGDYVLTGGEIPALVITDSVIRLIPGFIGNFQSAETDSFYEGLLGYPEYSRPAEFKGLKVPEVLLSGNHEKIRLWRRKEALKKTIEQRPELLDKIELSKEDKKLLSEIEKER
- a CDS encoding 2-oxoacid:acceptor oxidoreductase family protein, with the translated sequence MYQGVIMSGFGGQGIISAGILLAYAGMTDGKYVTFFPAYGAEMRGGTANCSVVISSEEIASPVVAYPDTLVVMNEPSLARFEASVRKGGLLLINSSLVAGKPKREDVKVQYIQANEIAEKLGTIKIANMVMIGAYSKLTGAISFEGLKKSLQKVFSHARQEIIDLDSEALKKGMETV
- the rsmB gene encoding 16S rRNA (cytosine(967)-C(5))-methyltransferase RsmB, whose product is MNKINPREIALKILYDIETKSAFANETVEEYSKRFKLSSLDTRFVRELVNGVTRLRRRLDYITSFFLKRKIEDLTPWIRNTLRLGFYQIDCLDRVPDRAAVDESVKLAKKFGHKGTAGLVNAVLRNYLRDKKRVIFPSIEEDKVKAIGTIYSFPDWMIKDWLKQFGEEETVKLCETFNQKAKLSFRLNSLKISQKDLERALELKKIKYRKGSFFENFYWIESKIDLEYLFLFQKGYVYPQDESAGFPVRLLSPQAGETILDMCAAPGGKLTYISELMKNSGKLIALDLNPERMEKVKENCERLGVKNVLFQIGDARNYSTEPVDRILIDAPCSGLGVLGRNSDARWQKKKEDIKRLAELQSAILLNAAKLVKKGGIIVYSTCTLTKEENEEVIEQFLEQGRNFRKESASDYVDRKVVNENGFVRTYPHINGLDGTFAARLRKV
- a CDS encoding KH domain-containing protein; the protein is MKQFIETIVKNLVDHPDQVSVSEVEGEKTTVYELRVGPGDLGKVIGKKGRTAGAIRILISAASAKKGKRAMLEILE
- a CDS encoding TIGR03960 family B12-binding radical SAM protein — translated: MHPLSERIKKEFLPFVMKPGRYVGNELNVIKKESEGKLKFALIYPDIYENGMSYLGLQILYHIINQRPNSRCERAFLPWPDAEEILKNNSIPLFSLESHTPLKEFDVLGFSLTYELNYTGVLNVLSLSGIPLFSKERGEDFPLVIAGGFSVFNPEPMADFFDLFVIGDAEEVIHQVLDSIEKGKKENLKKRELLVELSRISGVYVPSFYKPKYDANNRFIGVWRKIPETPEKVNAQTVSELKPEYYPQAPLVPFIETTHDRLTLEIMRGCGQACRFCEATSIYRPKREKDIEQILKEADCGLASTGYEEISLLSLSSTDYKNLPELVQRLQKKFYPKRVSIALPSLRPGSFSMEIAKTITQTKKTGLTFAPEAGTQRLRDVIRKNITEEDLLSSVEIAYSSGWNLIKLYFMIGLPTETDEDLKGIADLVGKVFKLGKTFGPGKSVNVTISPFTPKPYTPFQWEKQEKINEIERRISLLKDLLDFRNLKVSYRDPLVSFLEGVLGRGDRKLGKVIHSAWKNGARLDAWTEFFNYVYWRNAFEENGIDPQDYLSPRDLNDVLPWDHIDKGLSKDFLKRERERAFSTEKVAEEKKLEDEKTPLYLAQPEKKEEELYGRKKKKVTSTPTSTVARSKVRLKWSKGEGVRFTSHLDVLRTFERAIRRSGIPIAYSEGFHPHPRIAFGPPLPLGFVSEAEYLDIQLTEPFSNEHLSRLNKALPQGFKIMEGKTIFTKAESLSSAINAAFYKVELTFSGKEIQGKIEYVLSLRNLMVSRVSKEKLREVDIRFDILKLENEDSTLNLLLSVGSAGYAKPQEVLISGFGMKEKEVLSLLFRREGLLIKRQDQLLSPMEII